Proteins encoded within one genomic window of Cytophagales bacterium:
- a CDS encoding aryl-sulfate sulfotransferase, which translates to MKSISKSSFFACLLAVFGLIRCEVKEQEPLIIPSTLASFQVEVGNEQSFDGYIFLRQIVSPGAQMMIDSRGQVKWFQASDTALFRPYAPYDKSYVALYSDKVIHDISYKGDTLVELRYGQNGFDRLLHHELVKDSEGNYVALTREFIPADLSEFGGESTDTIKTDGIIKLSATGEKLWHWSLDQEIDPLTFDGIKRVKKDWGHANALYIEEDGHYLVSWRDFNAIWKINSQTGEVIWKVGHDTFSDKTNYFYKQHGVHRNVRNEVVLFDNGDRRERGTSRAYAFRDGNPVQTTDIITLPDSLFTFKQGSVYEMGKDQWLFSSTMNKRLIITDKDGEVTWMALSDQPFYRAYYLDSDFLKTNGLQ; encoded by the coding sequence TTGAAATCAATATCCAAATCATCATTTTTTGCCTGCCTTTTGGCAGTATTTGGTCTTATCAGATGTGAAGTTAAGGAGCAGGAACCATTGATCATTCCTTCTACGTTGGCCTCATTTCAGGTGGAAGTAGGGAATGAACAGTCTTTCGATGGTTATATATTTCTTCGACAAATTGTAAGCCCTGGTGCTCAGATGATGATCGATAGCAGAGGTCAGGTAAAGTGGTTTCAAGCTTCTGATACCGCTCTGTTTAGACCTTACGCACCTTACGATAAAAGTTATGTTGCGTTGTACAGTGACAAAGTCATCCATGATATTTCCTATAAGGGCGATACGCTTGTCGAATTGAGGTATGGACAAAATGGATTTGATCGACTATTACATCATGAATTGGTCAAAGATTCGGAAGGAAATTATGTGGCGTTGACCCGTGAATTTATTCCTGCTGATCTTTCTGAATTCGGCGGAGAAAGTACAGATACCATAAAAACAGACGGAATCATCAAACTATCTGCAACAGGTGAAAAGCTCTGGCACTGGTCGCTGGATCAAGAGATTGACCCATTGACTTTTGATGGGATCAAACGAGTCAAGAAAGATTGGGGACATGCCAATGCCCTATATATTGAAGAGGATGGACATTATCTGGTTTCTTGGAGGGATTTCAATGCGATCTGGAAAATCAATAGCCAAACCGGAGAAGTCATCTGGAAGGTAGGTCACGACACCTTTTCAGATAAAACGAATTATTTCTACAAACAGCACGGTGTACATCGCAACGTACGAAACGAGGTAGTTCTTTTTGATAATGGAGATCGACGAGAACGAGGAACTTCCCGAGCCTATGCTTTTCGGGATGGAAACCCAGTACAAACCACTGATATCATTACATTGCCTGATTCACTTTTTACCTTTAAACAAGGTAGCGTATATGAAATGGGCAAAGATCAGTGGCTGTTTAGTAGCACCATGAACAAACGTTTGATCATTACAGATAAAGACGGAGAAGTTAC